Part of the Vibrio penaeicida genome is shown below.
GAACGAATAGAACACCTGAGAGATGAAATAGAAAATATTGATTTTATGTATGAAGATAAGGAATTGAACGTAACGGTCAGTATTGGGCTAACTAAAACAGAGCAAGATCAACACTCATCGTTAGAAAGAGCTGATCTTGCATTGTGCCGAGCAAAAAATGCTGGGAAAAACCAAGTAGTGATGAAAGCCGCTTAGCGTTAAAGCGTGGCAACTCGTGGAGAAAGGAAAATTTCTCCTAGCATACACCGCACACTACCACCACCAATTGTCTCGATGGTTCCCACATCAAATGGAAGCAGTTTGCCATGTTGAGCAAGCTGCTTTCTTTGAGTCTCGCTAAATGCATTGAATGCAGACTGTGACATGGCAATTATCTTATCACCATTAACCGACTGCAATTCCAAGATATTGCCGCAGAACTTGTTCATTTGTTCAATGCTTATACTGATTACTTGGCGGTCTTTTGCTAGCGATTTCAGTACGAAGCGTCTCTCGTACTCTGGAATAACCTCATCACAAATAACACAAAATGATTCACCCACCGCCATCATCACGTTGGTGTGATAAATTGGGTGACCTGTTTCAGGTAGTGCTGTTTGAAAACTGATCACTCGGTCGTAACCAATTTGCTTGGCGTAATCTTCGAGAACTTCTCGGTCACAACGCTGAGATAAAGCAGCATAAAGAGTTCGGTTAACATGATCTTTGACCATCACTCCCGTACTTTCCAAATACGCTTCTTTATTTGTATAACTTAAAAGGCTGTCGTTTGTAGAACGAACGTTTCTACCCGCTTTTTCAAGCGCCTGTACAAGTGCTTCTGTTCTAACTTCGTGTCTTCGGTTTTCACACGCCATAGGAAAAGTAAAAAATTCGCCATTTCGAGTCGTACTGAACCAGTTATTAGGAAAAACGGCATCAGGTGTTTCAATCATCGATTCAGGGTAATCAAATTCGACGACTTGAATACCATTCTGGCGTAATGTTTTTGCCATCAATTTGAATTCTGACATCGCTTTTTCACGAATAACTTCTGTTGATTCGTCTACTGCGTGTTGAAATTCATTATCCGCTGCTGTTTGCGCATTAAACGCAAATTCTTTCGGTGGGACCATAACAACACAGTTTGCATTCTGGACACCTTGCTCACTGTACAACAGAGAGTCGACATTTTGATTAGGAGAATTAAACATATTTTCCCTGACAACTTTGATTGGAACACCTTTGAATTGTAAACACAATGTTAACCGTTATTTCACTGTAATGACCTCATTTTGAGAAATTGGAAGCCAGCAATTAACTGCAATAATCCAGATATACCGCAAATATCACTGAACACTTATCGGGATCACATATTAAGCTAACAAGATTAACATCGTCGACATATTCATCCGATAATCTATAAATAGTCGAATAGTTTCACTTCATTTTAATACTTAGTTAAAACAAAACATTAAGCTGTTCACCTACAAAATACGATGTCCAAGTAACGATATTGATTAATAACAAATTAATTTCATCATCACTAAAATATCAATGCATTAAGTTGA
Proteins encoded:
- a CDS encoding arginine deiminase-related protein; protein product: MFNSPNQNVDSLLYSEQGVQNANCVVMVPPKEFAFNAQTAADNEFQHAVDESTEVIREKAMSEFKLMAKTLRQNGIQVVEFDYPESMIETPDAVFPNNWFSTTRNGEFFTFPMACENRRHEVRTEALVQALEKAGRNVRSTNDSLLSYTNKEAYLESTGVMVKDHVNRTLYAALSQRCDREVLEDYAKQIGYDRVISFQTALPETGHPIYHTNVMMAVGESFCVICDEVIPEYERRFVLKSLAKDRQVISISIEQMNKFCGNILELQSVNGDKIIAMSQSAFNAFSETQRKQLAQHGKLLPFDVGTIETIGGGSVRCMLGEIFLSPRVATL